A genomic stretch from Vibrio neptunius includes:
- the arcA gene encoding two-component system response regulator ArcA — MQTPHILIVEDEQVTRNTLKSIFEAEGYAVFEASDGEEMHQVLSDNQVNLVIMDINLPGKNGLLLARELREQANVALMFLTGRDNEVDKILGLEIGADDYITKPFNPRELTIRARNLLNRSMSSSVVTEEKRSVEKYEFNGWVLDINSRSLVSPGGDGYKLPRSEFRALLHFCENPGKIQTRADLLKKMTGRELKPHDRTVDVTIRRIRKHFESVSGTPEIIATIHGEGYRFCGDLEE; from the coding sequence CTCGTAACACTCTAAAGAGTATTTTTGAAGCAGAGGGATACGCTGTTTTCGAGGCCAGTGACGGTGAAGAGATGCACCAGGTGCTGTCTGACAACCAGGTAAATCTGGTTATAATGGACATTAACCTGCCGGGCAAAAATGGCCTTCTGCTTGCGCGTGAGCTGCGCGAGCAAGCAAATGTGGCATTAATGTTCCTGACTGGTCGTGACAATGAAGTCGATAAGATCCTCGGACTTGAAATTGGTGCAGATGACTACATTACTAAGCCATTTAATCCTCGCGAGCTAACTATTCGTGCTCGCAATCTGCTGAATCGTTCCATGAGCTCCAGTGTGGTCACGGAAGAAAAACGCAGCGTTGAGAAATACGAATTCAACGGCTGGGTATTGGATATCAATAGCCGTTCACTGGTTAGTCCAGGAGGTGATGGCTACAAACTACCACGTTCTGAGTTCCGTGCTTTGCTTCACTTCTGTGAAAACCCAGGCAAGATCCAGACACGTGCCGACCTGCTTAAGAAGATGACGGGTCGTGAGCTGAAGCCACATGACCGCACGGTAGATGTCACTATCCGTCGTATCCGTAAGCACTTTGAGTCAGTCTCAGGTACTCCGGAAATCATCGCGACAATTCACGGTGAAGGTTACCGATTCTGTGGTGATTTAGAAGAGTAA